The Mauremys reevesii isolate NIE-2019 linkage group 22, ASM1616193v1, whole genome shotgun sequence genomic interval tagcagtgcctgtgtgtattttgttaaccaattagcaattgcttgcttgcctgcttcaaaagtataaagatgtatgctggagagaaataaatgactctgttaCCAATCAAACTGATTGTTGAGCTCTGTCCACGTCCGCCAAtgcgacgcaacaaatggtgaccccgacgtgattcgaatcgaatggtgatagtgtcggtggcctgacccaggcggagGAGCCGCGGCGGgaagtgctggagaagggccggcccccgggcgtccaaaggagaggcgcatctgagctcagaggtgagcggctatCATGGggaccgctgcatcagcggaagaaagaacggtgcatgaatatttgaTACGCATCGCGGAACGGCAGGGAGAAAAGCTCCCCTCTGACACGTTATCCCGCCTGCTACGGTGGGGACAGAAAAGGGGACTTTTCGTTAAGCcgagtacaatttttgataaagcTGTTTGGGAGcagctaggctccgagctttggaagtcggtggctcagggcgataaggaagcctTCTCCCTGAGCCCAGTGTGGGACAAAACGAAGAAGATAGTGGAGACTCtcgcggccgaggcaggagtgcaggcggctcTCTCTGAGATTTTCCACCCACCGCCCGAagtgccttctgtgttgccggttggagcccgGGAATTTTTCGGTGGCGAGcccacggtgatacctttggcttccgacccGGATGATTTTGCCCCTGCTATGGacccactaccctccaatgtggctctTGGCCCCGACGAGATTGATCCTGCTACAGTTCCActaccccccgatacgcccgagcctatggacATAGCTTCGCCGTATGCACCCCccccaaagccatgccgtgttcACGGGGTCTGGGGGTGCCATGATtgcggggaagcagagggggctcGGCTGGACAATGCGCCATCAAAGACATATCCTGACTTGACTACGCTTACCCAATTTACTCAGCCTGATGCCttttataaggagatggagcgccagggtcaacAGCTCCAAGACATTTATAATAAGTTGGATCAAATGCAAGGttttccacctggatcatcgcgtTCGCATCTTCACGAGTGTTTTCATCCGACTCGTCCTTCCGCCCCGCCTGCCCCAGGGGACCCttcaactggggaccctccggatccggtacagcgctggcatggagttttaaaggaagccatccttgaaggtttgacacctgaggcttttccagtgattacgccagaccctcaacagcCAAACCGTCGGCAGTGGGTTCCTTTGGATTGGAAGTTGAttcgtgaggcacagaaatcgattatggcttatggactagataacccgtatgtacagtctataaTTGAACAGGTGTTTATTGGACAGGCAATGTGCCCAtatgatgcgattaagctagctgataTGCTTCTTACGCCTACCCAGAGActtttgtggaaagatgattgggctaaaagaattGATTTGGCCCTTGTtcgcaatttggatttaccggacGGTGATATTCGGCGTGTGGCTACTGTCGATATGCTTTTGGGGACCGGCCGCTTTGTTGAaccgcatttgcaagcccgccttGATCCCCGAAtcctgcagcaatcacaggaaCTGGCTCTAGCTGCccttaaagcggtgccccagatgggtaAGCCGGCCCCTCCCTATGCTAAAATTACACAAGGCCCGTTGGAACCTTATGCTACCTTTTTGGATCGCCTccgagaggctattgatagatctcctaatctgacaCCAGAGGCCAGAAccgcagttggacttgatctggCCACCCAGAATGCAAACCCCACTTGCCGCCGCATACTAGCCACCTTGCCAAggactgcgaccctgatggacATGATTGAGGCGTGTAACAGGGCCGCTATGTTTGAAGAATCGGATAAAGCtacaattcatgctaaggcacatgCCACTGCACTGGCCGTTGCATTACAACCGTTGGTCGGGCGCAAGCGAGGGGCCAGATGGCCTGCCCGGTCAAACGGCCTCTGTTTTGCTTGTGGGAAGCCCGGACATATTCGGCGGAACTGCCCTGCGCAACGTGGGCAGCGACCCCCTGATGTGTCGCCTAAAGCCACTACCGGCGTTTGTGCACGATGTCAAAGGTATGGCCATCGCGCCTTTGAGTGTTGGTCGCGCCGCAGCAAGGATGGAACACTGCTGCCGGGAAACGGACCgcagagcgcccctcggaggagcgcgacgacacaaATGCCTCCAGCCACCAATCCGGCTGCCTGGAACGCCTCACCGGAGCgacccgtggcagtgccggagtggatgTGGCCACAGCGACAGACACAGTCATAGAGGATGACAAAGTCCATGTTCTTTCTTCTAATACTGATGGCCCACTAGGATTTGgactgagtgcccttttgatcggccgctcgtcaacatcaaaacaaggtatttttgttttgcctggccttattgatgctgACTATACGGgaaatattgggataatggtacgtgccctTTGTCCCCCTATAACCATCACTGCTGGCACGCGTTTGGCTCAATTGATACCTTTTAAGGGGTGTGTGCCCAGGACGACCCAGCTTGACCGCGGGTCTCGGGGGTTTGGATCTACTGGCCCTCCCCAAATTGCCTTTGCCATGGAAGTCACCCCGCGTAAGCCCATTCGAACTGTTCATCTCCAGGGCTCTGATGGGCGACAGATTGTTCATGATGCCCTCTTGGACACGGGGGCTGATGTGACTATAATTCCCTTTCGATTTTGGCCGGAGTCTTGGCCCTTGCGGGATGCCGCCACGCCTGTGAGCGGGATTGGCGGGACTCAGTTGATTCGCATTAGTGTGGATTTTATTACCATTGTTGATGTGGAAGATCCGGCCACAAGCGCGAAGGTTCGCCCTTACGTGATGCAGGCTCCGATCTGGTTACTAGGTCGAGATTGCTTAAGTCAGTGGGGCGTTGTGCTGCAGAATTCACCTTTTGCCTAGCGGCCATTGAGGGGCGACCGATCCTTCAGCTGGAATGGACAACTACCACACCGGTCTGGGTCGCTCAGTGGCCGCTGCATAAAGACAAGCTCGCCCGAGTACATGAACTTGTGCAGGAACAACTGGCTAAGGGTCATCTTGAACCTTCCCTTAGCCCCTGGAATACTCCTATTTTTATCATACCCAAAAAATCTGGGCGTTGGCGTTTGCTACAAGATCTGCGCGCTGTTAATGCTGTGATGAAGGACATGGGCGCCCTCCAACCTGGGCTGCCCACACCTACTATGCTTCCGCATGGATGGCCCTTGCTTGTTATTGATCTCAAGGACTGCTTTTTTACCATTGCTTTGCATCCTGCGGACCGAGAGAAGTTTGCCTTTTCCGTGCCTTCTGTGAATAAGACTGAGCCTGTAAAGCGGTATCAATGGACTGTTTTGCCACAAGGTATGAAAAACTCTCCTACCATTTGTCAGTTGTATGTTGCTTGGGCCATAGCGCCCCTGCGAGCGGCACATCCTGACtggattatttatcattacatggATGATCTTTTGTTTACCAGCGCCCACCTTTCAATGGAAGCAGCCATTGCTGAGATTGACTCTGTGTTACAAAAGGCTGGTTTGGTTATTGCCCCAGAAAAGATTCAACAGCAAGCCCCGTATCGGTATCTTGGCATGGAGATAACCGATTCGATTGTGCGGCCACAGAATTTAACCATTCAATTGGATATTCGGAATTTACATGATGTGCAACGTTTTGTGGGTGACCTACAGTGGATTCGCGGTCTCTGTGGAATTACAAATGAGGATCTTGCACCCTTCCTTTCTTTGCTTAAGGGTGGTCGTGCCCCGGAGGAGCCTCGCTCTCTTCAAGCTGAACATCATGTTGCCCTGCAAACCATTGCAAATAAGTTAGCCACGCGGTACTCTGGACGCATTTATCCGGATTTGCCTGTTTTTTTGGCCATTTTGTCCACAGATGTTTCCCTGACAGCCCTGCTTTTTCAGTGGCATGAAGCCCTTTTAGATCCACTTGTGGGCATTGAGTGGGTCTTTCCGCCTTCGCATTATGCCACCACTGTGACCACGCGACTTGATGCAGTCGCTCATCTTATTCGAGTGGCCCGACAGCGTTTGTTAGCCATTGCGGGCATGGATCCGCACGTGATTTACCTGCCCTTTGATGATGTTACCGTGACTCAGTTGCTTGTTACTCACCTTTCCTTTGTACTTGCCACCATGGATTATGCCGGTCAGTTTAGTAGCCATTTTCCCCCACATCGGTTTTTTGCTACTATGCTGCCCTTGGAGAAAGCCCTGATGTTACGATCCAGTCCTGTTGCTGGCCTCACCGTTTTTACTGACGCCAGCGGCAGTGCTCAGCGTGCGGGACTTCTTTGGTTTGCTGATAATCGCTGGCACCATGAGTTTGTTCTTGCTGATGGCTCCTTGCAGGTTCTGGAGCTTCGTGCTATTGTTCGAACCTTTGAAAAGTGGCCCGATACTCCATTGAACATTGTTAGTGACTCCTTGTATGCTGTGGGTGTGCTTCGTCGTTTGGAACGATCCCTGTTGGGCCGAGTCACAAATTCCGTTTTGTGGACTGCTCTTTTTCAGCTATGGCATTTGCTGAATGCTCGCCGGTGCCCTTATTTTGTTATGCATATTCGGAGCCATTCGGGACTGCAGGATGGTCTTGCCGAAGGCAATGCCCTGATTGATCATTTGGTTGGCGCTGCCCAAGTTCCAAATTCCTTTGCTCAGGCACGGGTCTCTCATGAATTTTTCCACCAGTCTGCTCGTGCTTTGGCACGCCAGTTTGCGATTTCTATCACTGATGCTCGTGCTATTGTGGCCTCCTGCCCTGATTGTCAACAACATGTGTTGCCCCTTGTTTCCGGTGTTAACCCCCGTGGCCTTTTGTCCCTTCAGATCTGGCAGTCTGATGTTACCACGTTTGCTGAGTTTGGCACCTTGCGCAATCTTCATGTTACCATTGACACCTTTTCTGGTTTTATTTGGGCAACAGCACTTACGTCTACCAGCTCCCGCGATGTGATTAAGCATTGGCAAGCCTGTTTTGCTGTTATGGGGGTTCCTGCGCTCATTAAGACTGATAATGGCGGAGGTTATGTTTCGCATCGCACTGCCCAGTTTCTTTTACAGTGGGGTGTGCAGCATTCTACCGGTGTTCCTGGCAATTCCACTGGACAAGCTATTATTGAGCGTGCCCATGCGTCCTTAAAGGCGCTTCTTTTGAGACAGAAAGGGGGCATTCGGAGTGAAAGGGCAGACGCTTTGGACAAGACGCCTGCCGCTCGTTTGCTGAAAGCTCTTTATGTGCTCAATTGGCTACAGCTTGGGAAAGACAGCCAAGTACCCCCCGCGATTAAACATGTTGGTGGGATAACCGGGGACGAGCAGGCTACAAGCCCACGACCCTCGGTCAAATGGTTCGATTATCAGCAGCAAGTTTGGAAAGGACCAGTCGACTTGCTAACGTGGGGGAGGGGTTATGCTTGTGTTTCCACTGACGCAGGTCCTAGGTGGATACCGGCGAAATGGGTCCGACCTTGGCTGCATCCTCGGGCGCAACAACAGACAGATTCGGAAGAGCCACACGAGACGCGCCCAGACGCCGAGGAGCCAGAGCCCCTGGAGAATAATTGCTCGCTGGCCACGCCAGGACTTCTGCCTGCCTTTTTTGATTCTGTGTGATTGTATACTAATTGTTGTGTACCCTTTTGTTGCCCATAGGTTTGGAGACGTGCGCCCCGGGCAGTACAGCATGGCCCGTCTTTCACTGCGTCCCACAAGCCGCCGTGATCCTGGCCTGGGCTCCTATTCTGCTGGATGCGGAGAGTCAGCCTCGCCTGGTTCTGCTCTGTTGCTTGTTTTGGCGCTCCTTGTGAGGGGAGGCGCCACGTATGATCTCATACCCCCAGTGAATGCCTGGCTGACTTTGGcgcagagtgccataaatacaaCGGCCTTCTGCCTGCCCCATGTTCCTGCAGTGGGGGCCCTTatggaaacctgctttgtgggtgtgTGTACTGAATTGcaggtgctgcagcagcacactTGGTTGTCTCGTATCCCCAAGGATATACCTCATGCAGAGTTGTATGCCTTGGGCCCTGGAGCCGCTGTAGATAAGTTAGATGCCAGCATGTATTCGTTTCGTTTGGCTAATGTGACAGCTGCTATTACGTGTATGAATTTTGTTAATGCTAAGCATGTAGCTGTTAATCATGATAATGTGGAGCTTGTTTGTCGCCATAAGAGGGATGTATCCTTTGCCTACGGACACATGAAGTTACCCCTGGGGTGGTTTTTGTTGTGCGGCCGCACAGCCTTTACTTATGTTCCAGCTAATAGTTCAGGTGGCCCCTGTGCTATTGGCCGTGTGGCCCCTTTGTTGTTTCCCCATCCCAGTGTGAGAGGGCCTCGCCAACGGCGTGACAGTATTCCCTTGAGCCCTACCTGTAAGGCAGATGTTACCTTGTTTTCAGAACAAGAGGCAGCAGCCCTTGCCTTTACCCTGGTGGGCATCCCTGGTTTGGTGGTGCATAATTACCATGCCGTTGCACACCTTGCCTGTACTGTGGCAAAGGCCTTGAATTTGACCTCCACTG includes:
- the LOC120388904 gene encoding uncharacterized protein LOC120388904, translated to MARLSLRPTSRRDPGLGSYSAGCGESASPGSALLLVLALLVRGGATYDLIPPVNAWLTLAQSAINTTAFCLPHVPAVGALMETCFVGVCTELQVLQQHTWLSRIPKDIPHAELYALGPGAAVDKLDASMYSFRLANVTAAITCMNFVNAKHVAVNHDNVELVCRHKRDVSFAYGHMKLPLGWFLLCGRTAFTYVPANSSGGPCAIGRVAPLLFPHPSVRGPRQRRDSIPLSPTCKADVTLFSEQEAAALAFTLVGIPGLVVHNYHAVAHLACTVAKALNLTSTVLALLTQEMGEVRRGVLQNRLAIDYLLLRHGHPCSDFVGMCCFNITDASAAIEKDLDRLRHLAEGIRQHQGDFWLWSWLSSLRGWAAHLLQGLMLGMLCIFVACLLYFCYGCARRCCCVARTLAGPSWPLGPLALPGGRM